In Gammaproteobacteria bacterium, the genomic stretch ACGTCAGAATGATGCTGAAGCCGCGGTCCGGGCGCCGCCCGGTGGAAGCGATCGCGTTCAACCGCGCCGCCGCCCTGCCGCCGCTCGACGGCGAGCTGACGGTGGTGTACCGCCTCTCGGTCGACGACTATTTCGAGCCGCCGAAGCTGAAGCTCATCGTCGACCACGTCGAGCGGACCGCGTGCTAGTATTGCGCCCCCAAAATCCCTTGGCGACGTCAATCGATGGAACGTAATCAAATCGGCGCTCGGATCGCCGAGCTGAAGGAGCGCGCCGACGCTCTCAGGGGGTATCTTTGACTATCGCGAGAAGCGCGAGCGGCTCGAGGAAGTCGATCGCGAGCTCGAGGATCCCGACATCTGGTCGAGCCCCGAGCGGGCTCAAGCGCTCGGCCGCGAGCGCGCCGCGCTCGAAAGCGTCGTCAGCACGCTCGATCGCCTAGACAAGACGCTGCGCGACGCGGCGGAGCTCTACGAGCTCGCGCGTGCCGAGGGCGACGAAGGCGCGCTCGACGACATCGCACGCGAGGTGCTGAGCGCCGCGGACGACGTCGAGCGGCTCGAGTTCCGCCGAATGTTCTCGCACGAGATGGACGCGCACAACGCGTTCCTCGACATTCAGGCGGGGTCGGGCGGGACCGAAGCCCAGGATTGGGCCGAGATGCTGCTGCGGATGTACTTGCGCTGGGCCGAGCAGCACGGCTTCGAGACCGAGATCCTGGAGCTCTCCCCGGGAGAGGTCGCCGGCATCAAGAGCGCGACCGTTCACGTGCGCGGGGAATACGCGTACGGATGGCTGCGGACGGAGACCGGCGTGCATCGGCTCGTCCGGAAATCGCCGTTCGACTCCGGGCACCGCAG encodes the following:
- the prfB gene encoding peptide chain release factor 2 (programmed frameshift); the protein is MERNQIGARIAELKERADALRGYLDYREKRERLEEVDRELEDPDIWSSPERAQALGRERAALESVVSTLDRLDKTLRDAAELYELARAEGDEGALDDIAREVLSAADDVERLEFRRMFSHEMDAHNAFLDIQAGSGGTEAQDWAEMLLRMYLRWAEQHGFETEILELSPGEVAGIKSATVHVRGEYAYGWLRTETGVHRLVRKSPFDSGHRRHTSFAAVFVSPEVEDDIDIEIDPGDLRIDVYRSSGAGGQHVNKTESAVRITHLPTGIVVQCQNDRSQHKNKATAMGQLRAKLYELEQQKRREQAQALEEGKADIGWGSQIRSYVLDQSRVKDLRTGYETGQPGAVLDGDLDPFLQESLKQGL